The Cryptococcus depauperatus CBS 7841 chromosome 7, complete sequence genome window below encodes:
- a CDS encoding lysophospholipase NTE1, whose protein sequence is MSTVPAPPAVNGNPLIALAVSVIYAVLYVLQGVRYCVSLVTLRAPSFIVRILQYSLTISLGFPHFLALFGGFFIIIFILVRYRYLTRYTNLKEPALLPPSPTLANRLLPLDVASLALSDSQSQVSSFHNYLDDFLSAIRIFGYLEKPVFHELSRHLQTRRLAAGDTLEIGSGEFWCVVEGKVQVFAPDAEKTSSSPPSPKPDLQASSFNGYHLLNEVSTGGTLSSLFSILALFTEDVKLSQANSPEDEDGEDTEDGAAIDNSAPPEIRMKRANSDVSQLDEGALSKSVLSSGEVFSFRSPSLDAKQRPTPHRARSTSLDTTSASDTVRADSSSDDTLQYNHSNSSIRPTSPFEHLQSPHSPNSRLDSNSFHTSKSQSGIRGYPENESYKNKRDVKDEHSDLISSAMRGTIARATEDTTLAVIPAMAFKKLTRKFPKASGTIVQVVLERFSRVTFMTAHKYLGLTREILRSESSLNALVSHPLPRSFYTGGGMQALRDRFQPEVRASLGKGNHSITSSPIADGRIGLSGKDYFSYIPSSPTVKAPSLPATTPKVVSPSAKKDEIKPLTKLESIDNDPFGGKPSKDLSTVSMISSGMVARHTPPFVRRTSAMRKQVAAGDLAMSMTSTDDNKAYYRPTAQTPGMSRMDTWRARYPSPTQPMKISQGFPVESAEDDESYPGDTINLKEAVLMSIAKSIGLVQSGHHNVDSIGKSSMAPSVSAFSTPNSPMFPSTSNQNSTGGTGTPDRRSKLPPFGNVLDLINTSRNDTGVISGMLREAALKTMQPGNESSRIDDETSSVSASMHDSQFGGSSMGAIGIGIGANNKALKDLKKQVEILFFKKGSVLVKEGDKSPGMYYVIDGFLEISIPMHNGPGRETSSSKHAPMTLGNINERPFEAALGLDTTKDGTSPQGGTRIKEDDTLFTVKPGGIAGYLASLCCTDSYVSITAKTDCFVGFLSHSALQNIIERRPIVLLTLAKRLLSLLSPLVLHIDAGLDWQQLNAGQVLYEKGDKSTDFYIVINGRLRAFSEKDHQMHVLREYGQNDSIGELDVITAVNRSETVHAIRDSELVRIPAALFDAISVKHPETTVQFMRLIAGRVRRAMGEESGKIPGVPTSDVNLKTVCILGSTRNVPVAQFAGKLKSALEEVGAAASYLDQGTVMRRLGRHAFSRIGKLKVAGWLADQEQHYRTVLYVADSPPASQWTLTCIRQADLVLVVAMGDDPSLGEYENLLIATKTTARKELILLHDDRSVPPGSTRRWLSNRPWIQTHYHVELPGVITPSRPIPTIHDLAAISAFKHLRERVETRIKKYRGLRPFARPRRPPHMNDFARIARRLCGKQVGLVLGGGGARGISHIGMLQALEEFRVPIDAIGGCSIGSFVGGLYARETDLLETTGRTKQFCGRMGSMWRILSDVTYPFVAYTTGHEFNRGIYKAFYNTHIEDFWIPFFANSTNITHSRMEVHRTGYAWRYVRASMTLAGLLPPLSDNGNLLVDGGYMDNTPIQPLRNSGIHDIIVIDVGSVDDTSPRNYGDSVSGWWIFLNRFNPFYERKVLSMTEISSRLTYVSSVKTLEDVKSSPGCLYIAMPVQQFDTLGGFKRFSEVLDIGLKTGRETLKRWKEEGILPNGLVDESRKDTAVDRGNRLRRMSI, encoded by the exons ATGTCGACCGTCCCAGCCCCACCAGCCGTCAATGGCAATCCTCTCATTGCGCTTGCTGTTTCTGTAATCTATGCTGTCTTGTATGTCTTGCAAGGGGTGAGGTACTGTGTCAGTCTTGTAACTTTAAGAGCACCGAG TTTTATAGTGCGCATACTCCAATACAGCTTGACCATATCTCTGGGCTTCCCTCACTTCCTCGCTCTCTTTGGTGGATTTtttatcatcatcttcatccttgtcCGGTATCGCTATCTAACTCGATATACTAACCTCAAAGAGCCAGCGCTGCTGCCACCATCTCCTACTTTGGCTAACCGTCTCTTACCTCTGGATGTTGCCAGCCTGGCTCTGTCCGACTCTCAATCCCAAGTATCATCATTTCACAACTACCTTGACGACTTCTTGTCTGCTATCAGGATCTTTGGCTACCTTGAAAAGCCTGTCTTTCATGAACTTAGTAGACACTTGCAAACAAGAAGGTTGGCTGCTGGGGATACGCTCGAAATCGGCAGCGGGGAGTTTTGGTGCGTTGTTGAAGGCAAGGTTCAAGTG TTTGCGCCGGATGCCGAGAAGACCAGTTCTTCTCCTCCCTCACCCAAACCTGATCTTCAGGCCTCCTCTTTCAATGGATACCATCTTTTAAACGAAGTATCGACTGGTGGCACTCTTTCATCCCTTTTCTCTATCCTCGCTTTGTTTACCGAGGATGTCAAGTTATCTCAGGCCAACTCTCCAGAAGACGAGGACGGGGAAGATACAGAAGATGGCGCTGCAATAGACAATTCTGCACCACCTGAAataagaatgaaaagagcGAATTCGGATGTCAGTCAATTAGACGAAGGAGCATTAAGTAAAAGCGTTTTGAGCTCAGGAGAAGTTTTCTCATTCCGCTCTCCATCACTCGATGCGAAACAGAGACCTACACCTCACAGGGCAAGATCAACGTCTTTGGACACAACTTCTGCATCTGATACAGTCCGTGctgattcttcttcagatgACACTCTCCAATACAATCATTCTAATTCATCTATTCGACCTACGTCTCCTTTTGAACATCTCCAATCACCCCATTCGCCCAACAGCCGACTTGATAGCAACTCCTTTCACACTTCCAAGTCTCAATCTGGAATTAGAGGTTACCCGGAAAATGAATCAtacaagaacaaaagagatGTGAAAGATGAGCACTCTGACCTGATATCCTCCGCTATGAGAGGGACAATAGCAAGAGCAACAGAGGACACAACTCTAGCTGTCATCCCTGCGATGGCATTCAAAAAGCTGACGCGTAAATTTCCTAAAGCAAGTGGGACAATCGTTCAGGTAGTTTTGGAGAGATTTAGTCGTGTGACATTCATGACTG CACACAAATACCTAGGTCTTACGCGGGAAATCCTTCGCTCAGAATCGTCCCTCAACGCTCTGGTCTCTCATCCCCTTCCTCGTTCGTTTTACACTGGTGGCGGAATGCAAGCTCTTCGAGATCGCTTTCAGCCCGAAGTACGAGCTAGTTTGGGCAAAGGGAATCATTCTATCACGTCGAGCCCTATCGCAGACGGACGTATAGGGTTGAGTGGAAAGGATTATTTCAGTTATATACCTAGCAGCCCAACTGTAAAGGCACCGAGCCTTCCTGCAACCACGCCCAAAGTGGTTTCTCCATCAGCtaagaaagatgagataaAACCACTGACTAAATTAGAAAGCATTGATAATGACCCTTTTGGTGGTAAGCCTTCTAAAGATCTCTCAACAGTTTCTATGATCAGTTCGGGTATGGTGGCTCGCCATACGCCGCCTTTTGTTCGTCGTACCTCTGCGATGCGAAAGCAAGTCGCCGCAGGCGACCTTGCCATGTCTATGACATCTACAGACGATAACAAGGCTTACTACCGCCCTACTGCTCAAACTCCAGGTATGTCAAGGATGGATACTTGGCGCGCAAGATATCCTTCTCCTACGCAACCCATGAAAATCTCCCAGGGTTTTCCTGTTGAAAGCGCAGAAGACGACGAGAGCTACCCAGGCGATACCATTAATCTGAAAGAGGCCGTTTTGATGAGCATAGCCAAGTCCATTGGTCTTGTCCAATCTGGCCATCACAACGTTGATTCAATTGGGAAGTCAAGCATGGCGCCATctgtttctgctttctctaCCCCCAACTCTCCTATGTTCCCCTCCACCAGTAACCAAAATAGTACAGGTGGTACTGGTACTCCTGATCGACGATCGAAACTTCCACCTTTTGGCAATGTACTCGATCTCATTAATACATCCCGAAACGATACGGGCGTCATATCAGGTATGCTTCGCGAAGCTGCCCTCAAGACTATGCAGCCGGGAAACGAAAGCTCGCGAATTGATGACGAAACGTCAAGCGTTTCAGCAAGTATGCACGATTCTCAGTTTGGGGGTTCGAGTATGGGCGCAATAGGAATAGGAATAGGAGCAAATAATAAAGCTTTGAAGGatttgaaaaagcaagtggagattttgtttttcaaaaaggGAAGTGTGCTGGTGAAAGAAGGGGACAAGTCACCAGGAATGTACTATGTCATTGACGGATTTCTTGAG ATTTCCATACCGATGCACAATGGTCCTGGTCGCGAAACTTCTTCAAGCAAACATGCACCAATGACCCTCGGGAATATCAACGAACGTCCTTTTGAAGCTGCTCTGGGGCTAGATACCACTAAAGATGGAACAAGCCCCCAAGGCGGAACAAGGATCAAAGAGGATGACACTTTGTTTACCGTCAAA CCTGGTGGTATAGCAGGGTACCTTGCATCCCTCTGTTGTACTGACTCTTACGTTAGCATTAC TGCAAAAACAgattgttttgttggattTTTGTCTCACAGTGCCCTCCAAAACATTATTGAACGGCGTCCTATCGTTTTGCTGACGCTTGCCAAAAGGTTATTGAGTTTGCTCTCTCCTTTAGTGCTTCATATAGATGCAGGGCTGGATTGGCAACAACTGAACGCTGGGCAGGTCTTG TATGAAAAGGGAGACAAGTCTACAGACTTCTACATCGTTATAA ACGGCCGTTTGCGGGCTTTCTCAGAAAAAGATCATCAGATGCATGTGCTTCGCGAATACGGCCAAAATGATTCCATCGGCGAACTCGATGTTATCACGGCTGTGAACAGATCAGAGACTGTCCATGCTATCCGAGATTCGGAACTCGTTCGTATACCTGCAGCATTATTTGATGCGATAAGTGTGAAGCACCCGGAAACAACCGTTCAGTTTATGAGATTGATCGCTGGAAGAGTAAGAAGAGCCATGGGTGAGGAAAGTGGTAAGATTCCGGGCGTGCCTACCTCTGATGTTAACCTAA AAACTGTCTGTATCCTCGGCTCAACACGAAATGTACCTGTGGCGCAATTTGCCGGAAAATTGAAAAGCGCGCTAGAGGAAGTTGGAGCGGCAGCATCATATCTTGATCAAGGGACTGTAATGAGACGTCTAGGGAGGCATGCGTTTTCAAGAATAGGAAAACTAAAGGTTGCTGGATGGCTTGCTGATCAGGAG CAACATTATAGGACTGTCCTCTATGTTGCTGATTCACCACCTGCTAGTCAATGGACCCTAACCTGTATCCGGCAAGCTGATCTAGTACTTGTTGTGGCTATGGGCGATGATCCTTCTTTAGGAGAATATG AAAATCTATTGATTGCTACTAAGACGACTGCtagaaaagagttgatTTTGCTACATGACGATCGCTCTGTACCTCCTGGATCAACTCGTCGTTGGCTCAGT AATCGACCATGGATCCAAACTCACTATCACGTCGAACTCCCCGGGGTTATTACTCCCTCTCGTCCCATCCCGACGATACATGATCTCGCAGCTATCTCCGCCTTCAAACACCTACGCGAACGTGTTGAGACGCGAATTAAGAAATACCGCGGTCTACGTCCCTTCGCTCGTCCTCGCCGGCCGCCTCACATGAATGATTTTGCTCGGATTGCTCGTCGACTCTGTGGAAAACAAGTAGGCTTAGTTCTAGGTGGGGGCGGTGCCAGAGGCATTTCGCATATTGGAATGCTGCAAGCTCTAGAAGAATTTAGAGTACCCATTGATGCAATTGGGGGGTGCTCTATCGGTAGTTTCGTAGGTGGTCTCTATGCAAGAGAGACAGATTTGCTTGAAACTACTGGAAGAACCAAACAATTCTGTGGAAGAATGGGCTCAATGTGGAGAATCCTTAGCGACGTAACTTATCCTTTTGTGGCTTATACGACTGGTCATGAATTCAACAGAGGTATATACAAGGCATTTTACAATACTCATATTGAAGATTTCTGGATCCCATTCTTCGCAAATTCAACCAACATTACCCATTCAAGAATGGAAGTGCATCGTACAGGTTATGCTTGGAGGTATGTTCGGGCATCCATGACACTTGCTGGTCTTTTGCCGCCACTGTCCGATAATGGCAACT TGCTGGTTGATGGCGGCTATATGGATAATACACCCATACAGCCTCTACGGAACAGTGGAATTCACGATATCATTGTTATAGACGTTGGTTCCGTAGACGATACCTCCCCAAGAAATTACGGAGATTCAGTTTCGGGCTGGTGGATTTTCCTCAACAGATTCAATCCATTCTATGAACGGAAAGTTCTTTCCATGACTGAAATTTCCTCGCGCCTCACTTA TGTATCGTCCGTCAAAACCCTCGAGGACGTAAAATCTTCACCAGGGTGCCTGTATATAGCCATGCCTGTCCAACAATTTGATACTTTAGGCGGTTTCAAACGATTCTCAGAAGTACTCGACATTGGTCTCAAAACAGGGCGTGAAACGCTtaagagatggaaagaagaaggaatttTACCGAACGGATTAGTTGATGAAAGTAGGAAGGACACAGCTGTTGATAGAGGCAACAGGTTGAGGAGAATGTCAATCTGA